Below is a window of Deltaproteobacteria bacterium DNA.
CTGTGGCTTTACGCTTCGCTTTGGGGAGACGATGGGAAGGCCCCTTTTTCGTCGGAGCCACGGAGCGAAGGGAGGGCATCGATTCTTCCTGACTTCCTTTCAAGGCATAGAACTGGGCCATTTCCATTTTTTCGGCCAAATCAAATACCGGGATTGTTGTGGCGCCTTTCTTCTCGGCGAAGAGAGCTACGTCCCGGTCTGAGGTTACGATTATAATCCCTCCGCGTTTTTCCGAGGCCAGGCGCTTGAGAACTTCGTCTGCTTTCTCCCCCGGTTTGGAAAAGATCACCTCGATCCCGCCAAATCGCTCTCGATGCCCGGCCAAACGCCCTTCTTGCCGGCCATCGAAAACCACTATAATGGAATGACCTTTAAGGCGCTTGTATTTCCTTAATTGTTCGCACAGACCCTCTCGGGCTTTCTGGAGCTCGATCTGCTCGAGCCTTCGCAATTCAGGGGATTGTTTGATGAAGTTGTATCCATCGACGGCGATGAGCATAATTCTCTTCCTTCACTGGGGACCCAGATTGTCGCCGATCACCAATGACCGTTGAGATCGTTAGGTTCGTTATGGCCGTTTAGATGGTTAAACGGTCGAAACGAT
It encodes the following:
- a CDS encoding NYN domain-containing protein translates to MLIAVDGYNFIKQSPELRRLEQIELQKAREGLCEQLRKYKRLKGHSIIVVFDGRQEGRLAGHRERFGGIEVIFSKPGEKADEVLKRLASEKRGGIIIVTSDRDVALFAEKKGATTIPVFDLAEKMEMAQFYALKGSQEESMPSLRSVAPTKKGPSHRLPKAKRKATAAFKKL